One stretch of Streptomyces sp. A2-16 DNA includes these proteins:
- a CDS encoding PDZ domain-containing protein yields the protein MPRRTATMLASTLMLIALLCAGVFINVPYAEMSPGPTVNTLGDHGGEPVLQISGRKTYPTSGHLNMTTVRVTSADYKMNLVEAVYGWLAHDNKVVPHDTLYPDGKTEEQSTQENAEEFSQSQESAKVAALKELKVPVQSWVIVSTVVKDSPAEGRLHAGDVIKAVDGTAVKAPDDVAKLVTKHKPGEDVVFTIVPAKEQAAAEKAHRTATKTEKITITTKASDDEGAKRAIVGIAAGTDHTFPFTIDIKLADVGGPSAGLMFALGIYDKLTPGSLTGGTFVAGTGTIDDDGKVGPIGGIEMKTVGARDKGAQYFLTPADNCAAAAEDTPSGLTLVKVNTIEDALGALKDIREGKTSDLPKCTKG from the coding sequence ATGCCACGCCGCACCGCGACGATGCTCGCCTCCACCCTGATGCTGATCGCGCTCCTGTGCGCGGGAGTCTTCATCAATGTGCCCTATGCCGAGATGTCACCGGGCCCCACGGTGAACACCCTCGGGGACCACGGCGGCGAGCCGGTGCTGCAGATCTCAGGACGCAAGACGTATCCGACGAGCGGCCACCTGAACATGACCACCGTCCGGGTGACCAGCGCCGACTACAAGATGAACCTCGTCGAGGCCGTCTACGGCTGGCTCGCGCACGACAACAAGGTCGTCCCGCACGACACGCTCTACCCGGACGGCAAGACCGAGGAGCAGTCGACCCAGGAGAACGCCGAGGAGTTCAGCCAGTCCCAGGAGAGCGCCAAGGTCGCCGCCCTGAAGGAGCTGAAGGTCCCGGTGCAGTCCTGGGTGATCGTCTCGACGGTCGTCAAGGACTCCCCGGCCGAGGGCCGACTGCACGCCGGTGACGTGATCAAGGCCGTCGACGGTACGGCGGTCAAGGCGCCGGACGACGTCGCGAAGCTGGTGACGAAGCACAAGCCGGGCGAGGACGTCGTGTTCACGATCGTGCCCGCGAAGGAGCAGGCCGCCGCCGAGAAGGCGCACAGGACGGCCACGAAGACCGAGAAGATCACCATCACGACCAAGGCGTCCGACGACGAGGGCGCGAAGCGTGCCATCGTCGGGATCGCCGCCGGGACGGACCACACCTTCCCGTTCACCATCGACATCAAGCTCGCCGACGTCGGCGGCCCGAGCGCCGGGCTGATGTTCGCGCTCGGCATCTACGACAAGCTCACCCCGGGCAGCCTGACCGGAGGCACGTTCGTCGCCGGCACCGGGACGATCGACGACGACGGCAAGGTCGGCCCGATCGGCGGTATCGAGATGAAGACCGTCGGCGCGCGCGACAAGGGCGCCCAGTACTTCCTGACGCCCGCCGACAACTGCGCGGCCGCCGCCGAGGACACCCCGAGCGGGCTCACCCTGGTCAAGGTGAACACCATCGAGGACGCCCTCGGCGCGCTCAAGGACATCCGCGAGGGCAAGACGTCCGACCTGCCGAAGTGCACCAAGGGATAG
- a CDS encoding PPA1309 family protein, with protein sequence MSNTPMAASPLTRAVLEIDEYASGLGWDQPARLFALVDTARLRAQEPALASQLGLEEAQESSGLTPIEQEEIPAGKPLDEFLGTIAWPDAVVGCALTVERLMLPPSAEASVPQGLGEAKLAKWVAEHPDRQEVRMTVAVLRNGTRDSALRLREKDSPTEVLTGGDLVPGLAEALSATFEE encoded by the coding sequence ATGTCCAACACTCCCATGGCGGCGAGCCCGCTCACCCGGGCCGTACTCGAGATCGACGAGTACGCCTCCGGCCTCGGCTGGGACCAGCCCGCTCGCCTCTTCGCCCTCGTAGACACCGCCCGGCTGCGAGCCCAGGAACCCGCTCTCGCGAGCCAGCTCGGTCTGGAGGAAGCGCAGGAGTCCTCGGGTCTGACCCCCATCGAGCAGGAGGAGATTCCCGCGGGCAAGCCCCTCGACGAGTTCCTCGGCACCATCGCCTGGCCCGACGCGGTCGTCGGCTGTGCGCTCACCGTGGAGCGGCTGATGCTGCCGCCGTCCGCCGAGGCGTCCGTCCCGCAGGGGCTCGGCGAGGCCAAGCTCGCGAAGTGGGTCGCCGAGCACCCGGACCGCCAGGAGGTCCGCATGACGGTCGCGGTCCTGCGCAACGGCACCCGCGACTCGGCCCTGCGGCTGCGCGAGAAGGACTCCCCCACGGAGGTCCTCACGGGCGGTGACCTGGTGCCGGGCCTGGCGGAGGCGCTGTCGGCGACGTTCGAGGAGTAG
- a CDS encoding SDR family oxidoreductase: MSSPDPQVRAARNQSTNPAARGPVVAVTGAASGIGALLTERLAASEEIKQVIALDERRGECAAAQWHILDVRDPAIAEKLRGADVVVHLALDLDLETDPAARTAYNVRGTQTVLTAAAAAGVHRVVLCTSAMVYGALPDNELPLSEDAELRATAEATGVGDLLEIERLARRAPRAHPGLNVTVVRPAVLVGGGTDTALTRYFESPRLLVVAGSRPAWQFCHLEDLCSALEYAVQEKVDGELAVGCDGWLEQEEIEELSGIRRMELPSAVALGAAARLHRIGLTPSPAGDLAYTMYPWVVSGSRLHDAGWRPQWTNEEVLAELLEEVAGRHTVAGRRLGRKDATAAGAAGATVALLGAAAVVRRARKARRRI, from the coding sequence GTGAGTTCCCCTGATCCGCAGGTTCGCGCAGCGCGAAACCAGTCAACCAATCCCGCCGCGCGCGGGCCAGTCGTCGCGGTCACCGGCGCCGCGTCCGGCATCGGAGCGCTGCTCACCGAGCGGCTGGCCGCCTCGGAGGAGATCAAGCAGGTCATCGCGCTCGACGAGCGGCGCGGCGAGTGCGCCGCGGCGCAGTGGCACATCCTGGACGTACGGGATCCGGCCATCGCGGAGAAGCTGCGCGGGGCCGATGTCGTGGTCCACCTGGCGCTCGACCTCGATCTGGAGACCGACCCGGCGGCGCGAACGGCGTACAACGTGCGCGGGACGCAGACCGTGCTGACCGCCGCGGCGGCCGCGGGCGTCCACCGGGTCGTGCTGTGCACCTCCGCCATGGTCTACGGGGCGCTGCCGGACAACGAGCTGCCCCTGTCGGAGGACGCCGAGCTGCGGGCCACCGCGGAGGCGACCGGGGTCGGGGACCTGCTGGAGATCGAGCGGCTCGCGCGGCGGGCCCCCCGGGCGCACCCCGGGCTCAATGTCACCGTGGTGCGGCCCGCCGTGCTGGTGGGTGGCGGCACCGACACCGCTCTGACCCGGTATTTCGAGTCGCCGCGGCTCCTGGTCGTGGCCGGGTCCCGGCCGGCGTGGCAGTTCTGCCATCTCGAGGACCTCTGCAGCGCTCTGGAGTACGCCGTCCAGGAGAAGGTCGACGGGGAACTCGCCGTCGGATGCGACGGCTGGCTGGAGCAGGAGGAGATCGAGGAGCTCAGCGGTATCCGCCGGATGGAGCTGCCGTCGGCGGTGGCGCTGGGCGCGGCCGCGCGGTTGCACCGGATCGGGCTGACGCCGTCCCCCGCCGGGGATCTCGCGTACACGATGTACCCCTGGGTGGTGAGCGGGAGCCGGCTGCACGACGCCGGGTGGCGGCCGCAGTGGACCAACGAGGAGGTCCTTGCGGAGCTGCTGGAGGAGGTCGCCGGGCGGCACACGGTCGCCGGGCGGCGGCTGGGGCGGAAGGACGCGACGGCGGCGGGGGCGGCCGGAGCGACGGTGGCGCTGTTGGGCGCGGCCGCGGTGGTGCGGCGGGCCCGGAAGGCGCGGCGGAGGATCTGA
- a CDS encoding molybdenum cofactor biosynthesis protein MoaE — protein MAPTNDHPGEQAAQDPIKLIAVRDAPLSLDEVFRAVGDDAAGGTALFVGTVRNHDGGADVDKLGYSCHPSAEAEMRRVAEKVVAEFPVRALAAVHRVGDLGVGDLAVVVAVSCPHRGEAFEACRKLIDDLKHEVPIWKHQTFSDGTEEWVGAC, from the coding sequence ATGGCACCCACCAACGACCATCCGGGCGAGCAGGCCGCGCAGGACCCCATCAAGCTGATCGCCGTCCGGGACGCGCCGCTCTCCCTCGACGAGGTCTTCCGGGCCGTCGGGGACGACGCCGCCGGGGGGACCGCCCTGTTCGTCGGGACCGTCAGGAATCACGACGGGGGTGCCGACGTCGACAAGCTCGGCTACTCGTGCCACCCCAGCGCCGAGGCCGAGATGCGGCGGGTCGCCGAGAAGGTCGTCGCCGAGTTCCCGGTGCGGGCGCTGGCCGCCGTGCACCGGGTGGGTGATCTCGGGGTGGGTGATCTCGCCGTGGTCGTCGCCGTGTCCTGTCCGCACCGGGGGGAGGCCTTCGAGGCCTGCCGGAAGCTGATCGACGATCTCAAGCACGAGGTGCCGATCTGGAAGCACCAGACGTTTTCTGACGGTACGGAGGAATGGGTCGGCGCCTGCTGA
- a CDS encoding UPF0182 family protein, which produces MPDRGGGPTGPRMRVGRPSRRARTLLMTLGVLAVLGMAFTMFAGFWTDWLWYRSVNYSSVFTTTLWTKIGLFFVFGLLMALAVGFNIWLAHRLRPPLSAMSMEQQNLDRYRMGIAPYKRWLLLGIVSLVGLIAGASASSQWRTWLMWVNGVSFGQKDPQFHLDISFYTFDLPWYRFLLGFGFAAAILSVIAAALTHYLYGGLRITSPGARATAAATGHLSVLLGVFVALKAVAYWLDRYGLAVKSSDFKATDSWTGLRYVDANAYLPAKTILFCIAVICALLFFATLWRRTWQLPVIGFGLMVLSAILIGGLYPAIVQKFQVQPNEQAKEAPYVEKNLKATREAYGIDDASVKEYDGKPTTTDKTKLRDDVDATASIRVVDPNVVSPTFQQLQQMRNYYAFPTNLDVDRYSKDGKDQDTVIGLRELNLAGIPKNNWINDHFRYTHGYGVVAAKGTEADAEGRPVFTESNLPSQGDLGTYQQRVYYGEKTTTYSIVGGPQKEIDYSDDSGEKTYSYEAKSGVNLSNPVNRAAYAVAFSEPQILYSGAIGEGSRILYNRTPKQRVEAVAPWLTIDGDAYPAVVNGKIQWIVDAYTTTNGYPYSSRTTLGDTTADSLTATNNQRAVVAQQNQVNYIRNSVKATVDAYTGEVKLYQWDTKDPVLKTWMKAFPGTVEAKKDISTDLMAHLRYPQDLFKVQRELLARYHVEDADTFLSGSEVWQVPDDPTNKSGDAVPPYYLSMKMPDQSAQAFSLTTTFTPNGRDNLSAFMSVDAEAGTSDYGKIRILKLPTNTTVNGPKQVQSQFNSEQDIAETISLLNRGDSNVEYGNLLTVPLDGGLLYVEPVYVRGGGLKYPLLRKVLVTYGGNTAFEDTLDQALNKVFGADGSTTEPPDDDGGTTTKPPPTSSNPTVQQALDDAQKAFDAGQEALKKGDWEAYGRAQADLEDALKRAEDAQAAADKSGGSSAKPSSSPSPRSSPSGSPGATPSSSPSG; this is translated from the coding sequence ATGCCGGACCGCGGCGGAGGCCCGACAGGGCCGCGGATGAGAGTGGGCCGCCCGTCCCGGCGTGCCAGGACCCTGCTCATGACGCTGGGCGTCCTTGCCGTCCTCGGCATGGCGTTCACCATGTTCGCGGGCTTCTGGACGGACTGGCTCTGGTACCGCTCGGTGAACTACTCGTCGGTGTTCACCACCACCCTGTGGACCAAGATCGGGCTGTTCTTCGTCTTCGGCCTGCTGATGGCCCTCGCGGTCGGCTTCAACATCTGGCTGGCCCACCGGCTGCGCCCGCCGCTGAGCGCCATGTCGATGGAGCAGCAGAACCTCGACCGCTACCGGATGGGCATCGCGCCGTACAAGAGGTGGCTGCTGCTCGGGATCGTCTCCCTGGTGGGCCTGATCGCGGGCGCCTCGGCGTCCAGCCAGTGGCGGACCTGGCTGATGTGGGTCAACGGCGTGTCCTTCGGCCAGAAGGACCCCCAGTTCCACCTCGACATCTCCTTCTACACCTTCGACCTGCCCTGGTACCGGTTCCTGCTCGGCTTCGGCTTCGCCGCCGCGATCCTCTCGGTGATCGCCGCCGCGCTGACCCACTACCTGTACGGCGGCCTGCGGATCACCTCGCCGGGCGCGCGGGCCACCGCCGCGGCCACCGGCCACCTCTCGGTGCTGCTCGGTGTCTTCGTCGCTCTGAAGGCGGTCGCGTACTGGCTCGACCGGTACGGCCTCGCGGTGAAGTCCAGCGACTTCAAGGCGACCGACAGCTGGACCGGCCTGAGGTACGTCGACGCGAACGCCTATCTGCCGGCCAAGACGATCCTGTTCTGCATCGCCGTGATCTGCGCGCTGCTGTTCTTCGCCACCCTGTGGCGGCGCACCTGGCAGCTGCCCGTGATCGGCTTCGGCCTGATGGTGCTCTCGGCGATCCTCATCGGCGGGCTCTACCCCGCGATCGTCCAGAAGTTCCAGGTCCAGCCGAACGAGCAGGCCAAGGAAGCGCCGTACGTCGAGAAGAACCTCAAGGCGACGCGTGAGGCGTACGGCATCGACGACGCCTCCGTGAAGGAGTACGACGGCAAGCCCACCACCACGGACAAGACCAAGCTGCGCGACGACGTCGACGCCACGGCGAGCATCCGGGTCGTGGACCCCAACGTCGTCTCGCCGACGTTCCAGCAGCTCCAGCAGATGCGGAACTACTACGCGTTCCCGACCAACCTGGACGTCGACCGTTACAGCAAGGACGGCAAGGACCAAGACACGGTCATCGGGCTGCGCGAGCTGAACCTCGCGGGCATCCCGAAGAACAACTGGATCAACGACCACTTCCGCTACACCCACGGCTACGGCGTGGTCGCCGCGAAGGGCACCGAGGCCGACGCCGAGGGCCGCCCGGTCTTCACCGAGTCCAACCTGCCCTCCCAGGGCGACCTCGGGACGTACCAGCAGCGCGTCTACTACGGCGAGAAGACCACCACCTACTCGATCGTCGGCGGTCCCCAGAAGGAGATCGACTACTCCGACGACTCGGGCGAGAAGACCTACAGCTACGAGGCCAAGAGCGGGGTCAACCTCTCCAACCCGGTCAACCGGGCCGCCTACGCCGTGGCCTTCAGCGAGCCGCAGATCCTCTACTCCGGAGCGATCGGTGAGGGCTCGCGGATCCTGTACAACCGCACGCCCAAGCAGCGCGTCGAGGCGGTCGCCCCCTGGCTGACCATCGACGGCGACGCCTATCCGGCGGTGGTGAACGGCAAGATCCAGTGGATCGTCGACGCGTACACGACGACCAACGGCTACCCGTACTCCTCGCGCACGACTCTCGGTGACACCACGGCCGACTCGCTGACCGCGACGAACAACCAGCGGGCGGTGGTGGCCCAGCAGAACCAGGTCAACTACATCCGCAACTCGGTGAAGGCGACCGTCGACGCGTACACCGGCGAGGTCAAGCTCTACCAGTGGGACACCAAGGACCCGGTCCTCAAGACCTGGATGAAGGCGTTCCCGGGCACGGTGGAGGCGAAGAAGGACATCTCCACCGACCTCATGGCGCATCTGCGGTACCCGCAGGACCTGTTCAAGGTCCAGCGTGAGCTGCTGGCGCGTTACCACGTCGAGGACGCGGACACCTTCCTCAGCGGCAGCGAGGTGTGGCAGGTGCCGGACGACCCGACCAACAAGTCGGGCGACGCGGTGCCGCCGTACTACCTGAGCATGAAGATGCCCGACCAGTCGGCACAGGCGTTCTCGCTCACGACGACGTTCACGCCCAACGGCCGGGACAACCTCAGCGCGTTCATGTCGGTCGACGCCGAGGCGGGCACCAGCGACTACGGCAAGATCAGAATCCTGAAACTGCCGACCAACACCACGGTCAACGGGCCCAAACAGGTGCAGAGCCAGTTCAACTCCGAACAGGACATCGCCGAGACCATCAGCCTCCTCAACAGAGGCGACTCCAATGTGGAGTACGGCAATCTCCTGACGGTGCCGCTCGACGGAGGACTGCTCTACGTGGAGCCGGTCTACGTACGCGGTGGTGGACTGAAGTACCCGCTGCTGCGGAAGGTGTTGGTGACCTACGGAGGCAACACCGCCTTCGAGGACACCCTCGACCAAGCCCTGAACAAGGTGTTCGGAGCGGACGGTTCGACCACCGAGCCACCGGACGACGACGGCGGGACCACCACCAAGCCGCCGCCGACCTCCAGCAACCCGACGGTCCAACAGGCGCTGGACGACGCCCAGAAGGCGTTCGACGCCGGCCAGGAAGCCTTGAAGAAGGGCGACTGGGAGGCGTACGGCCGGGCCCAGGCGGATCTTGAGGACGCGCTCAAGCGGGCCGAGGACGCGCAGGCCGCGGCGGACAAGAGCGGTGGCAGCAGCGCCAAGCCCAGCAGCAGTCCGAGTCCCAGGAGCAGTCCCAGCGGCAGTCCCGGCGCCACGCCGAGCAGCAGTCCCAGCGGCTGA